In Reichenbachiella agarivorans, one genomic interval encodes:
- a CDS encoding RrF2 family transcriptional regulator, protein MISKKTKYALNALVYLAKQEDNSPVLISDIAKSENIPQKFLETILLELKKAAILASKKGRGGGYYLLKEPKDVNLADVMRFIDGPIALLPCVSYLYYEKCDECHDEETCGIRDVFFEVRNKTVDLLKHATLEEIIRREKRKVE, encoded by the coding sequence ATGATCTCTAAGAAAACCAAGTATGCCTTAAATGCTCTAGTCTATTTGGCCAAACAAGAAGACAATAGCCCTGTGTTGATCAGTGACATTGCCAAATCAGAAAATATTCCACAGAAATTCTTAGAAACCATTCTTTTGGAGCTAAAGAAAGCAGCTATACTAGCAAGCAAAAAGGGCAGAGGTGGTGGTTATTATTTGCTCAAAGAACCAAAGGACGTCAATCTTGCAGATGTGATGAGATTTATTGATGGACCGATTGCCTTGTTGCCTTGTGTTTCGTATTTGTATTACGAAAAGTGTGATGAGTGTCATGATGAGGAGACTTGTGGAATACGGGATGTTTTTTTTGAAGTCAGAAACAAAACCGTTGATTTGTTGAAACACGCGACACTCGAAGAGATTATTAGACGAGAGAAAAGGAAGGTAGAATAA